One segment of Candidatus Poribacteria bacterium DNA contains the following:
- a CDS encoding RecQ family ATP-dependent DNA helicase: MSNLRDLLKEVDAILNSETDVSEFPTHDCGSPTDSLLEALDTYFGYTSFRKGQREIVEAILEGENVFAVFPTGHGKSLCYQLPALILDGVTIVISPLISLMKDQVDALRTQGIASVALINSTQTWEEYQNELARLRRNEVKLLYISPERLRSRRFLDILNAFPISLFVIDEAHCISQWGRDFRPAYLSLKDTLDILQPRVIALFTATAPPEIQTDILNVLNIPTPRTLTQGIERPNLKLVVQQHEDDDEKYQRLERFLTDQDPNLLPVCLGNLKTSPKNGIIYAGRRRETEEIADYLQRRGFRADFYHAGLEPHERTRVQEAFFDNSENGLDIVVATNAFGMGIDKPDIRYIVHWTLTGTLEEYCQEFGRAGRDGADALCILLFCNDDRKLHEWFIKESTPDKQFLLKLLKVVENFKGSDRYRTISNDELEWMSSAKGTKIHVSLSYLEKLGFLKRWYNVPSQLSVRFRGSWIEKGEPTEVTQRELLRQLRGGKLKTILELCEAVEQNPRVIMEDLAELQSDGYIQYWGQEDLLLIELREDSQMLSTLTDEQIEVGDYVRRKQRQLDQMVVYALETTCRMRVIRDYFGETVDESYRCGTCDLCGDSRQLTVNS; this comes from the coding sequence ATGTCTAACTTGCGAGATTTGCTCAAAGAGGTAGATGCTATTCTCAATTCGGAAACCGATGTGTCAGAGTTTCCGACACACGATTGCGGATCGCCAACAGATTCTCTTTTAGAAGCACTGGATACCTACTTCGGTTACACTTCTTTCCGTAAAGGGCAACGCGAGATCGTTGAGGCAATCTTAGAGGGCGAAAACGTATTTGCTGTGTTTCCAACGGGACACGGAAAGTCGTTGTGTTATCAACTCCCTGCCTTGATACTCGATGGCGTAACGATTGTGATTTCACCGCTCATTTCACTGATGAAGGACCAAGTTGATGCCTTGCGCACACAAGGGATTGCTTCGGTCGCGCTTATAAACAGTACACAGACATGGGAAGAATACCAGAACGAATTGGCGCGCCTGAGACGCAACGAAGTCAAACTCCTCTATATCTCACCCGAACGTCTCCGGAGCCGACGGTTCTTGGACATTTTGAATGCGTTCCCTATCTCACTGTTCGTCATTGATGAGGCGCACTGTATCTCGCAATGGGGACGCGATTTTCGACCTGCCTATCTGTCGCTTAAAGATACGCTTGATATCCTCCAACCGCGTGTCATCGCACTTTTCACGGCAACCGCACCCCCAGAGATTCAAACAGACATCCTCAATGTGCTAAATATACCAACACCGCGCACGCTCACGCAGGGGATCGAGCGTCCCAATTTGAAATTGGTCGTCCAACAGCATGAAGATGACGATGAAAAGTATCAACGACTCGAAAGGTTTCTCACCGATCAGGATCCAAATCTGCTACCCGTGTGTCTGGGAAATTTGAAGACCTCACCGAAAAACGGGATTATCTACGCAGGACGGCGGCGAGAGACCGAGGAGATTGCGGACTATCTTCAAAGGCGCGGATTCCGAGCAGATTTCTATCACGCTGGCCTTGAACCGCACGAGCGCACACGCGTGCAAGAAGCCTTTTTCGACAACAGTGAAAACGGCTTGGATATCGTTGTTGCCACAAACGCCTTCGGTATGGGGATTGACAAACCCGATATCCGATACATCGTGCATTGGACCCTTACGGGCACCCTTGAAGAATACTGTCAAGAATTCGGAAGGGCAGGTAGAGACGGAGCGGATGCGCTATGTATCCTGCTTTTTTGTAACGATGATCGTAAGTTACACGAGTGGTTTATAAAAGAGAGCACACCGGATAAGCAATTTTTGCTTAAGCTCTTAAAGGTCGTCGAAAATTTCAAGGGAAGCGATAGATACCGCACAATTTCTAACGATGAGCTGGAGTGGATGAGTAGTGCTAAAGGGACAAAAATCCATGTCAGCCTCAGTTATCTTGAAAAACTCGGGTTTTTGAAGCGGTGGTATAACGTGCCGTCTCAACTTTCTGTGAGATTTCGCGGATCTTGGATTGAAAAAGGAGAACCAACGGAGGTGACCCAGCGTGAATTACTCCGCCAATTGCGGGGTGGAAAATTAAAGACGATTTTAGAACTCTGTGAAGCCGTTGAACAAAACCCGAGGGTGATCATGGAAGACCTCGCCGAGTTGCAAAGCGATGGTTATATTCAGTACTGGGGACAGGAAGACTTACTTCTCATTGAACTGCGTGAGGACAGTCAAATGCTCAGCACATTAACGGATGAGCAGATTGAGGTAGGCGATTACGTCCGCCGCAAACAGCGTCAACTCGATCAAATGGTCGTTTATGCGTTAGAGACTACCTGCCGAATGCGCGTGATTCGAGACTATTTTGGTGAAACTGTTGACGAAAGTTACCGGTGCGGGACCTGCGATTTGTGTGGAGATAGTCGCCAGTTAACAGTTAATAGTTAA
- a CDS encoding glycosyltransferase family 2 protein, producing MEPTLSIVIPIYNEVASLKELLQQVVNVEIGMKKELILVDDFSTDGTRDILKEIEAIQENSDEIRQYISTPQMPPVAVNPQQSAEISAKVFYHDVNKGKGATLRTGFQHITGEITLIQDADLEYDPEDYPKLLQPILTGDADVVYGSRFMEGRQTGLLRSYLANQFLTTLANIVNGTRLTDMETCYKVIRTSILKEISLHSDRFGFEPEITAKLAKRKCKIVEVPISYRGRDYHEGKTVSWKDGVAAIFHILRFRFFS from the coding sequence ATGGAGCCTACACTATCCATCGTGATTCCGATTTACAACGAGGTTGCAAGCCTCAAAGAACTGCTGCAACAGGTCGTTAACGTTGAAATCGGTATGAAAAAAGAACTAATTCTCGTTGATGATTTTTCAACAGATGGCACACGCGATATTTTAAAGGAAATTGAAGCCATTCAAGAAAATTCAGACGAGATACGTCAGTACATCTCAACACCCCAGATGCCTCCAGTAGCAGTCAACCCTCAGCAGTCCGCTGAGATTTCCGCAAAAGTCTTTTATCACGATGTGAATAAGGGAAAAGGCGCAACACTTCGTACCGGATTCCAGCACATCACGGGTGAAATTACCCTCATTCAAGACGCTGACTTAGAATATGACCCAGAAGATTATCCTAAATTGCTTCAACCTATCCTAACCGGAGACGCCGATGTTGTATACGGCTCTCGGTTTATGGAGGGACGGCAAACCGGGTTATTACGAAGCTACCTCGCAAATCAATTTTTGACGACCCTTGCCAACATCGTCAATGGCACAAGGCTTACCGACATGGAGACCTGCTATAAGGTGATCCGGACCTCAATTCTAAAGGAGATTTCGCTTCACTCCGATAGATTCGGTTTTGAGCCCGAAATTACGGCGAAACTCGCCAAACGAAAGTGCAAAATCGTCGAAGTGCCTATCTCCTACCGCGGCAGAGACTATCACGAAGGGAAGACAGTGAGCTGGAAAGATGGCGTCGCCGCAATTTTTCACATTCTCCGTTTCCGGTTTTTTTCGTAA
- a CDS encoding type II toxin-antitoxin system HicA family toxin, producing the protein MKRRELIRHLVKNGCELLREGGNHTIYVNRKTRKTAPVPRHRELNPFLARKICSDLEIPQP; encoded by the coding sequence ATGAAAAGACGCGAATTGATCCGTCACCTTGTAAAGAACGGTTGCGAACTTCTCCGAGAAGGCGGTAATCATACCATCTATGTTAATCGTAAAACTCGGAAGACCGCTCCTGTACCACGCCATAGAGAACTAAACCCTTTTTTAGCGAGAAAAATCTGTTCTGATTTAGAAATTCCACAGCCGTAA
- a CDS encoding DUF2088 domain-containing protein produces the protein MALPKMTRIQQRFEAPVLTDLPAAIHTELARINAAAIIKPGETVAITAGSRGVANVATAVKATVDYLKTLEAHPFVVPAMGSHGGATPEGQRSVLEHYGITEETVGAPVKATMEVVELGKTADGLPVFFDRYAAEADHVVPLNRIKAHTDFNGSIESGVMKMMVIGLGKQEGANFYHRAFFQYGFEHVITAVGGFILDSGKIAFGIGLIENAHEDTAKAVAMPAAQLLQTERELLVEAKSLMGRLPFDDLDLLIVDWTGKNISGTGMDTNVIGRMMQNFEPEPAKPAILRIFVRNLTEESDGNATGIGLADFTTTRLVEQIDRHSTYMNGITALGPQKSKIPFYYDTDREAIEVALDTIGLTEPEDARVIRIESTLRLTELDISDVLLEDAKLHSRLEVMGETKPLTFDAAGNLLPF, from the coding sequence ATGGCACTTCCAAAAATGACACGGATTCAGCAGCGGTTTGAGGCACCCGTTCTCACCGACCTCCCTGCTGCCATTCACACAGAACTGGCGCGGATTAACGCCGCTGCGATTATCAAACCCGGCGAGACTGTCGCCATTACGGCGGGGAGTCGCGGCGTTGCGAATGTCGCAACGGCGGTCAAGGCGACCGTTGATTACCTCAAGACCCTCGAGGCGCATCCCTTTGTCGTTCCAGCGATGGGGAGCCACGGGGGTGCAACCCCTGAAGGACAAAGGAGTGTGCTGGAGCATTACGGCATCACCGAAGAGACCGTCGGCGCACCCGTGAAAGCGACAATGGAGGTCGTGGAACTCGGAAAGACGGCGGACGGTTTGCCCGTTTTTTTCGACCGGTATGCCGCTGAGGCGGATCACGTTGTCCCCCTCAATCGCATTAAAGCACATACAGATTTCAACGGGTCCATCGAGAGCGGCGTGATGAAGATGATGGTGATCGGACTCGGCAAACAGGAGGGTGCGAACTTCTATCACCGCGCATTCTTCCAGTACGGGTTTGAACACGTTATCACTGCCGTGGGTGGCTTCATCCTCGATAGTGGAAAAATTGCTTTCGGTATCGGTTTGATTGAGAACGCACACGAAGATACTGCGAAAGCGGTCGCTATGCCCGCCGCGCAACTCCTTCAAACCGAGCGTGAACTGCTCGTCGAAGCGAAATCGCTGATGGGACGACTCCCGTTTGATGATCTGGATCTACTCATCGTGGATTGGACAGGTAAAAATATCAGTGGGACGGGTATGGACACGAACGTCATTGGCAGGATGATGCAGAACTTTGAGCCGGAACCCGCAAAACCTGCGATCCTCCGTATATTCGTCCGAAACCTCACCGAAGAGAGTGACGGAAACGCCACCGGCATCGGACTCGCCGACTTCACAACGACCCGCCTCGTGGAGCAGATTGATCGACATTCTACCTATATGAACGGCATCACAGCACTCGGACCACAGAAGTCGAAAATCCCGTTCTACTACGACACCGACCGAGAAGCGATTGAAGTGGCACTTGACACCATCGGTCTCACCGAGCCAGAGGATGCCCGCGTCATTCGTATTGAAAGCACGCTAAGATTAACGGAACTCGACATCTCTGATGTGCTGCTTGAGGATGCGAAGCTGCATTCGAGGTTAGAAGTTATGGGCGAGACGAAACCGCTCACGTTTGACGCCGCAGGCAATTTATTACCGTTTTAG
- a CDS encoding sugar phosphate isomerase/epimerase, translating to MKLSLSVRVAETASKRDATHSFKQLTELAAGLGYEAVCMRASQVGIHSPLEQITAARKQAASLNLKVSMVTGDFPVPINNEQGPDGLRNITPYLDLTELLGADLIRIAMKVEADIPWAQRASDEAAERGIRLAHQSHTQSLFETVEGSVDVLKRVGRKNFGIIYEPANLDLCAQDYGVETLKRFSPYLLNVYLQNHIRRPEGKTHLLTWIQGVVPHDPIRLQDAGGIDFPSVFQGLEAIDYDGYVTVHQAFREIMEPEDAAEQSYTYLKPFCG from the coding sequence ATGAAACTTTCACTTTCCGTACGCGTCGCAGAAACGGCATCGAAAAGAGATGCTACGCATAGCTTCAAACAACTGACCGAACTCGCGGCAGGACTCGGTTACGAGGCGGTCTGTATGCGTGCCTCCCAAGTCGGGATCCATTCGCCTCTGGAGCAAATTACCGCTGCCCGAAAACAGGCAGCGTCGCTCAACCTGAAGGTCTCAATGGTCACCGGCGATTTTCCAGTACCAATCAACAATGAACAAGGACCAGATGGACTCCGCAATATAACGCCCTATCTGGATTTAACAGAACTCCTTGGCGCCGATCTCATCCGCATTGCGATGAAGGTTGAAGCGGATATCCCGTGGGCACAACGTGCCTCCGATGAAGCCGCCGAGCGGGGTATCCGTCTCGCACATCAATCGCACACGCAGAGTCTATTTGAAACGGTGGAGGGTTCGGTCGATGTATTGAAACGGGTCGGTAGAAAAAATTTCGGAATTATCTATGAACCCGCCAATCTCGACCTGTGTGCTCAAGATTACGGTGTCGAGACGCTTAAACGGTTTTCGCCGTATCTTCTCAACGTCTATCTTCAGAATCACATCCGCCGACCGGAGGGAAAGACCCACCTCCTGACGTGGATTCAAGGCGTAGTCCCACACGATCCGATCCGTTTGCAGGACGCAGGTGGCATCGATTTTCCATCGGTGTTTCAGGGGTTGGAGGCGATTGATTACGATGGGTATGTGACGGTGCATCAGGCGTTCCGAGAGATTATGGAACCTGAAGACGCAGCGGAGCAGAGTTATACATATCTTAAACCGTTTTGCGGATAG
- the larC gene encoding nickel pincer cofactor biosynthesis protein LarC, translating to MKIAYFDCFSGISGDMTLGALVDVGVPPEMLTERLSTLKLDAEFSLHFKKATKHGITGTRAIVEVHPAHTPHADSHHEHEHEHHHDHEHHDHGHTHHHDHDHDHGHHHDHGPTRHLSDIFKLLDDSDLDPEVRDTAKRVFDRLAEAEAKVHNMNKADVHLHEVSGIDSIVDIVGSVIGLTHLDVDAVYASPLSLGRGFVRCAHGLMPVPVPGTMELLKGVPVHQTDIPKELVTPTGAALITTLSQEFGVMPEMRLERVGYGAGTRDLEQRPNLLRLCLGEKISSAGLQTTHPHAETDSVDIIETNVDDMSPEITGYVTSQLFEHGALDVFLTPIFMKKNRPATQITVLCPTAHRDTLIELLLTETTTFGVRLSSADRVKLRRDFIHVETQWGTIQAKRGYLNGTLLKTVPEYEDCKRLAEQNNVPLRQVYAEALSNLTPIDAVD from the coding sequence GTGAAGATCGCATATTTCGATTGCTTCTCAGGCATTAGCGGCGACATGACGCTGGGTGCCCTCGTTGATGTCGGTGTGCCACCGGAAATGCTTACAGAGAGATTGTCTACGCTCAAACTTGATGCTGAATTCAGTCTGCACTTCAAAAAAGCCACCAAACACGGCATTACCGGTACCCGAGCGATTGTAGAAGTGCACCCTGCACACACCCCACACGCCGATTCACATCACGAGCATGAGCATGAGCATCACCACGATCACGAACATCACGATCACGGACATACGCATCACCATGACCACGACCATGATCATGGACATCACCACGATCATGGACCGACGCGGCACCTCTCCGATATTTTCAAATTGCTTGACGATAGCGATTTAGATCCAGAAGTTCGGGATACCGCCAAACGCGTCTTCGACCGGCTCGCTGAAGCAGAGGCGAAGGTTCACAATATGAACAAAGCCGACGTTCATCTCCACGAGGTGAGTGGGATCGATTCAATTGTGGACATCGTAGGTTCTGTCATCGGCTTGACGCATCTGGATGTTGATGCGGTTTATGCGTCACCTCTCTCTCTCGGTAGGGGTTTTGTCCGATGCGCCCACGGACTTATGCCTGTTCCTGTCCCTGGTACAATGGAACTCTTAAAGGGTGTTCCGGTTCATCAAACCGATATACCGAAGGAACTGGTAACGCCGACTGGCGCGGCACTCATTACGACGTTATCGCAGGAATTCGGGGTCATGCCCGAAATGCGGTTGGAGCGCGTCGGATATGGTGCCGGCACCCGCGATCTCGAACAACGACCAAATCTCCTCCGACTCTGTCTCGGCGAAAAAATCTCAAGTGCCGGTTTGCAAACAACCCACCCTCATGCCGAAACTGACAGCGTGGATATCATTGAGACCAATGTAGACGATATGTCCCCAGAGATTACGGGATATGTCACCTCTCAACTCTTTGAACACGGCGCGCTTGATGTCTTTCTTACGCCGATTTTCATGAAAAAGAACAGACCCGCTACACAGATAACTGTCCTTTGTCCGACTGCGCACCGCGACACACTCATCGAACTCCTCCTCACCGAAACCACGACCTTTGGTGTCAGACTCTCTTCCGCCGATCGGGTCAAACTCCGGCGCGACTTCATCCACGTCGAGACGCAGTGGGGGACAATTCAAGCGAAACGTGGGTATCTCAACGGCACCCTTCTCAAGACCGTTCCGGAATATGAGGACTGCAAACGGCTCGCGGAACAGAATAACGTCCCGCTCCGACAGGTCTATGCGGAGGCACTTAGCAACCTCACTCCTATTGATGCCGTAGATTGA
- a CDS encoding type II toxin-antitoxin system HicB family antitoxin, whose product MQFNAVFKKVPEGYIGFVEELPGANTQGKTLEETRANLHEAIQLTIKANRTLAEEYIEELEEVIREPIFVRL is encoded by the coding sequence ATGCAATTCAACGCGGTTTTCAAAAAAGTGCCAGAAGGCTACATCGGATTTGTCGAAGAATTACCCGGCGCAAATACGCAAGGAAAAACGCTCGAGGAAACGCGGGCAAATCTGCACGAAGCAATCCAACTGACAATCAAGGCAAACCGGACACTTGCCGAAGAATACATTGAGGAATTAGAAGAAGTTATTCGCGAACCGATTTTTGTCCGTCTATGA
- a CDS encoding sulfatase-like hydrolase/transferase yields MSAQQPNILIITTDQQRTDSLSCYGSTFTDTPHLDQFTSEGVCFERAYCANPVCTPARASIFSGRYVSRHGAWNVGMNVPEDETLLSHRLAEVGYRTHYIGKAHFQPFGASAEQSVETSRDTTRYPDFQGPYYGFETVELALGHATYGVAGHYGEWVRSRVSAETFESYSKATRLSEGGFGGEAYDWDIPLKYHNSVWTADRTIDFLSNRDASQPFLLAVGFQDPHHPHCVPTEFEARVDPARVPLPDLVEGELDDKPPHFLEGRCGQLEKSEIRGTFAIAGQGGGADYRKVSEADARLGKAYYYNMVRIIDQQMGRILECLDTSGLAENTFVLFTTDHGELLGDHGLWMKGPFHYEQLVRVPTLLRFPARIPAGQRTEALFSHVDIVPTVLSAIGMSIPPDTDGVDVIPMLTGETTSIRDSVLVECVDDPRGLRLKTIVTDTRKLTWYCGHNYGELYDLEKDPSERVNQWENAAYAADRMSLMSRILETMEPLERRVERLSYA; encoded by the coding sequence ATGAGCGCACAGCAACCGAATATCCTGATTATCACGACCGATCAGCAGCGGACAGATAGTTTGAGCTGCTACGGATCAACGTTTACAGATACACCCCATCTGGATCAGTTCACCTCTGAGGGTGTCTGTTTTGAACGGGCATATTGTGCGAATCCAGTCTGTACGCCTGCCCGTGCCTCAATTTTTTCGGGACGATATGTGAGTCGTCACGGGGCGTGGAACGTCGGCATGAACGTCCCCGAAGACGAAACCCTGCTGTCGCACCGACTTGCTGAAGTTGGCTATCGCACGCATTATATCGGTAAGGCACACTTTCAACCCTTCGGCGCCTCCGCGGAACAGTCGGTCGAAACCTCCCGTGATACGACACGCTACCCAGACTTCCAGGGTCCCTACTACGGATTTGAAACAGTGGAGCTGGCACTCGGTCATGCGACTTATGGCGTCGCGGGACATTACGGGGAGTGGGTGCGTTCACGCGTTTCTGCGGAAACGTTCGAGAGTTACAGCAAAGCGACACGCCTGAGCGAAGGGGGTTTCGGGGGCGAGGCATACGACTGGGATATACCCCTGAAATACCATAATAGCGTCTGGACAGCGGACCGGACAATAGATTTTCTATCAAACCGAGATGCATCCCAGCCATTCCTACTAGCAGTCGGTTTCCAAGATCCGCATCATCCGCACTGTGTCCCTACTGAATTCGAGGCACGTGTTGATCCGGCGCGAGTCCCGCTGCCAGACCTTGTTGAAGGTGAACTCGACGACAAACCACCCCACTTTTTAGAGGGGCGATGCGGTCAGCTTGAAAAGTCAGAGATCCGTGGAACGTTTGCTATCGCTGGACAGGGGGGCGGTGCGGATTATCGCAAAGTCTCTGAAGCCGATGCCCGACTCGGTAAAGCTTACTATTACAATATGGTGAGGATTATCGATCAACAGATGGGACGGATTCTGGAGTGTTTGGATACGTCCGGGTTGGCAGAGAACACGTTCGTGCTTTTCACGACCGACCACGGTGAACTCCTCGGCGATCACGGTCTCTGGATGAAAGGACCGTTCCATTATGAGCAACTCGTCCGTGTGCCAACGTTGCTGCGATTCCCCGCCAGGATTCCTGCTGGACAGCGTACAGAGGCACTCTTTAGCCACGTCGATATTGTCCCGACGGTCCTTTCCGCCATCGGTATGTCGATCCCACCGGATACGGATGGTGTGGATGTTATACCGATGCTTACGGGTGAGACGACATCCATCCGAGATTCGGTGTTGGTCGAATGTGTAGACGATCCACGCGGCTTGCGACTCAAGACAATCGTGACCGATACACGGAAGTTAACTTGGTATTGTGGGCATAATTATGGGGAACTCTACGATTTGGAGAAGGATCCGAGTGAGCGAGTCAATCAGTGGGAGAATGCCGCCTACGCTGCAGATAGGATGTCTCTGATGAGCCGTATTCTTGAAACGATGGAGCCTTTAGAGAGAAGGGTTGAGCGATTATCGTACGCTTGA
- a CDS encoding 4-hydroxybenzoate octaprenyltransferase: MRKLKIILEMIKFEHTIFALPFAVMSAFIAADGLPSLEKSGWILVAMVGARSCAMAFNRLADAEIDAKNPRTAMRAIPAGLITKGTVWGFTLISAGLLVFAAWRLNPLAFALSPVALFVVMGYSYTKRFTALSHFWLGLSLSISPVGAWIAIQGSFALPPIILCLVVLLWTAGFDIIYACQDVNFDRKHGLRSIPAKIGIRWSLWLSSALHVIAVLLLLGIPFLVELGLFYYIGVGIVVLIFIYEHAIVKPTDLSRVNLAFFTLNGTISLVLMALSIADILLL; encoded by the coding sequence ATGCGGAAACTTAAGATTATCTTGGAGATGATTAAATTTGAACACACGATCTTCGCGCTGCCGTTTGCGGTCATGAGTGCGTTTATCGCCGCAGATGGGCTCCCTTCGTTGGAAAAGTCTGGCTGGATTCTCGTGGCGATGGTAGGGGCGCGCAGCTGCGCCATGGCGTTCAACCGACTCGCCGATGCTGAAATTGATGCGAAGAACCCACGCACCGCTATGCGTGCAATCCCTGCAGGCTTGATTACGAAAGGCACTGTGTGGGGTTTCACTCTCATCTCCGCCGGACTGCTGGTTTTTGCGGCATGGCGACTGAACCCGCTCGCCTTCGCGCTGTCGCCGGTTGCGCTTTTTGTGGTCATGGGATACTCCTATACGAAGCGTTTCACCGCACTCTCACATTTCTGGCTCGGGCTTTCCCTCTCCATTTCACCTGTCGGCGCGTGGATTGCGATTCAGGGTAGTTTTGCATTGCCACCGATAATCCTTTGTCTTGTGGTCCTACTCTGGACAGCGGGTTTCGACATCATCTATGCGTGTCAAGACGTTAATTTTGATAGAAAGCATGGGCTACGTTCGATTCCAGCGAAAATCGGAATCCGGTGGTCGTTGTGGCTCTCGTCCGCCTTACACGTCATCGCTGTGTTGCTACTTCTCGGCATTCCGTTTCTTGTTGAATTAGGACTTTTCTATTATATCGGTGTCGGGATTGTTGTGCTCATCTTTATCTACGAGCACGCCATTGTCAAACCGACGGATCTGTCCCGTGTCAACCTCGCCTTTTTCACACTGAACGGCACGATTAGCCTGGTCCTGATGGCACTTTCAATCGCCGATATTTTACTGTTATAA
- a CDS encoding ABC transporter permease, which translates to MKFRNAIAAGIAHLVQNKLRAGLSILGIFIGIASVLCMIAIGDGAKLIVAQDIETLGGANQVQFWTRTSIWKRRRLVRRTTERYTLEDALAIEAECPNVLYVLPKHEGYETFVTSRNGNQARPLLEGVTADYAHGMKWELQTGRFLSEGDIENAKQVCVLGADTATELFGEASPIGQEVKVRYHWRGAMVRLRVVGVMKTKGRSLSFGWYSLDDALCVPLTTYQQRITGTRYLEDMVVFFEKGTEIESIIDSVKQILRKRHRGKDDFIGYWIAKWTARRLEHIERVIKITLGSIAGFSLFVSGIGIMNICLVSVGEKTREIGLRKSVGAKRRHIFYQFLTESICLCLCGAVLGIMGGWLAAQGMAQLAVRIVQVVPEWPVVLSGPWILTSVIFSIVMGITFGVYPAILAAQLSPIEALRTEN; encoded by the coding sequence ATGAAATTTCGTAACGCTATCGCCGCAGGTATTGCGCATCTTGTCCAAAATAAACTCCGCGCTGGTCTGTCCATTCTCGGGATCTTCATCGGGATTGCCAGTGTGCTGTGCATGATCGCCATCGGGGACGGTGCGAAACTGATTGTCGCCCAAGACATAGAGACGCTCGGCGGCGCAAACCAAGTCCAATTCTGGACACGGACCTCTATCTGGAAACGCCGACGGTTGGTTCGACGCACCACTGAACGGTATACTCTTGAAGACGCACTTGCGATTGAGGCAGAATGCCCCAATGTTCTCTATGTCCTGCCCAAACACGAAGGCTACGAAACCTTCGTTACCAGCCGAAATGGGAACCAAGCCAGACCGCTTCTGGAAGGTGTTACCGCCGACTACGCACACGGTATGAAATGGGAGTTACAGACTGGAAGGTTCCTTTCGGAGGGCGATATCGAAAACGCAAAACAGGTGTGTGTTCTCGGTGCTGATACCGCTACTGAACTCTTTGGAGAAGCGTCCCCAATTGGACAGGAGGTAAAGGTTCGGTATCATTGGCGGGGAGCGATGGTGAGATTACGGGTTGTCGGGGTGATGAAAACAAAGGGACGTAGCCTCAGTTTCGGGTGGTATTCTTTAGATGATGCCTTATGTGTGCCGCTAACGACGTACCAGCAACGCATCACAGGCACCCGTTATCTTGAAGACATGGTCGTCTTTTTTGAAAAAGGTACGGAGATTGAAAGCATCATTGATTCAGTCAAGCAGATTCTCCGTAAAAGACACCGCGGAAAAGATGACTTTATCGGATATTGGATAGCAAAATGGACAGCTAGGCGGCTTGAACACATTGAAAGGGTGATAAAAATTACGTTAGGGAGTATCGCCGGCTTTTCACTCTTTGTCAGTGGCATCGGTATCATGAATATATGCCTCGTCTCTGTGGGTGAGAAGACGCGGGAGATCGGCTTGCGGAAATCGGTCGGGGCGAAACGAAGGCACATTTTCTATCAGTTCTTGACGGAATCAATCTGTTTGTGTCTATGTGGCGCGGTGCTCGGCATCATGGGTGGTTGGCTGGCGGCGCAGGGTATGGCACAGCTCGCTGTCCGCATTGTACAGGTTGTGCCGGAATGGCCCGTTGTCCTCTCTGGACCGTGGATATTGACTTCCGTCATCTTCTCAATTGTCATGGGGATCACTTTCGGGGTTTATCCAGCAATACTCGCAGCACAACTTTCACCGATTGAAGCACTCCGCACGGAAAATTAG